A genomic window from Sulfurospirillum multivorans DSM 12446 includes:
- a CDS encoding DEAD/DEAH box helicase yields the protein MLFEKLGLIVPLQEAVTELGYTKPTPVQNKVIPLVLEGKDVMATAQTGTGKTAAYALPLLQILAKKTQKSTTKKVVRALILVPTRELASQVNLNVQEYGKNLELTIGAIYGGVKFTPQVKKLEKGIDVLIATPGRLLEHIKLDNVDLSRVEMLVFDEADRILDMGFWDEVETLLSLLPKKRQTLLFSVGVSKSVKRLSEVSLKKPVTVAINNQGEFAKNVQQTIYVVDKERKCEMLSFMIGTENWHQVLVFTKTKQSADEVGDYLSKSGLKTLVLHGDKAHSQRTKAVAAFKENSIRVLVATDIASRGLDIEDLPHVINYELPGDAEDYLHRAGRTGRAGKEGRAISFVCQDEKLRLKEIEKILKYTLKTEFYPGFETKEWVDKESKKHTIQAKIDREKANKKPMSLRKKREEIKTNKAKKAAKTACGIGAKNCKVK from the coding sequence ATGTTATTTGAAAAGCTAGGCTTGATTGTACCACTACAAGAAGCAGTCACTGAACTTGGGTACACAAAACCAACGCCTGTGCAAAACAAGGTCATCCCTTTGGTGTTAGAGGGAAAAGATGTTATGGCAACGGCGCAAACGGGCACGGGAAAAACGGCCGCTTACGCACTGCCACTTTTACAAATATTGGCTAAAAAAACACAAAAATCAACCACAAAAAAAGTCGTACGTGCGCTTATTTTAGTGCCCACACGTGAGCTTGCGTCACAAGTCAATCTCAACGTGCAAGAGTATGGCAAGAACCTTGAGTTAACCATCGGGGCGATTTACGGTGGTGTGAAGTTTACACCGCAAGTGAAAAAATTGGAGAAGGGCATTGATGTTCTTATCGCCACTCCGGGAAGGCTTCTTGAGCATATCAAACTGGACAATGTTGATCTCTCTCGTGTGGAGATGCTCGTCTTTGATGAAGCCGACAGAATCCTCGATATGGGCTTTTGGGATGAGGTGGAGACATTGCTTTCCCTTTTACCTAAAAAACGTCAAACCTTGCTGTTTTCCGTCGGTGTTTCCAAGTCCGTTAAACGCCTCTCCGAAGTGAGTTTGAAAAAACCTGTCACGGTGGCTATTAACAATCAAGGTGAATTTGCCAAAAATGTGCAACAAACCATTTACGTGGTGGACAAAGAACGCAAGTGCGAGATGCTTTCGTTTATGATCGGTACCGAAAATTGGCATCAGGTTTTGGTCTTTACCAAAACGAAACAGAGTGCCGATGAAGTAGGCGATTACCTCAGTAAAAGTGGCTTGAAAACGCTGGTCTTGCATGGCGATAAAGCGCACTCTCAGCGCACCAAAGCGGTTGCGGCATTTAAAGAAAATTCTATTCGCGTGTTAGTGGCTACCGACATCGCTTCACGTGGTCTTGACATCGAAGATTTGCCGCATGTCATCAATTACGAACTCCCAGGAGACGCGGAAGATTATCTGCACCGAGCGGGCAGAACGGGTCGTGCAGGCAAAGAGGGGCGTGCCATTTCGTTTGTCTGCCAAGACGAGAAGTTAAGGTTAAAAGAGATCGAAAAGATCTTAAAATACACGCTTAAAACAGAGTTCTACCCCGGTTTTGAGACCAAAGAGTGGGTCGATAAAGAGTCAAAAAAACATACGATTCAAGCCAAAATTGATCGTGAAAAAGCCAATAAAAAGCCGATGAGTCTTCGTAAAAAACGCGAAGAGATCAAAACCAATAAAGCTAAAAAAGCCGCTAAAACAGCATGTGGCATTGGCGCTAAAAATTGTAAAGTAAAATAA
- a CDS encoding PaaI family thioesterase, which produces MKFKVTGKQHISKNCLVCGIENPFGLKTKFYELENKEVVAYFTPNTYLQSYPGILHGGISASILDETIGRAIMAHYGMESFGVTIALTLKYKKPVPLDEELKVVGRMTSDKGRIFEGTGELILPSGEVAVTASGRYMKRDVTQIVESDFIEDEWFESDGKDRDEIEL; this is translated from the coding sequence GTGAAATTTAAAGTAACGGGGAAACAGCACATTTCCAAAAACTGTTTGGTATGTGGCATCGAAAACCCTTTTGGTTTGAAGACGAAATTTTACGAGCTTGAAAACAAAGAGGTTGTGGCGTACTTTACACCCAATACGTACCTACAAAGTTACCCTGGCATTTTGCATGGGGGTATCTCTGCATCGATTCTTGATGAGACGATTGGGCGAGCGATTATGGCGCATTATGGGATGGAGAGCTTTGGCGTGACGATAGCACTTACGTTGAAATATAAAAAACCTGTACCGTTAGATGAAGAACTCAAAGTCGTTGGGCGCATGACGAGCGATAAAGGGCGCATTTTTGAAGGCACAGGTGAGCTGATACTTCCGAGTGGTGAAGTCGCCGTCACCGCGTCAGGTCGCTATATGAAACGCGATGTTACGCAGATCGTTGAGAGTGATTTTATCGAAGATGAGTGGTTTGAGAGTGATGGAAAAGACAGAGACGAGATAGAACTGTAA
- the recQ gene encoding DNA helicase RecQ, producing the protein MDKKYQLLHSVFGHHHFRANQEEAVNAILARKDIMMILPTGAGKSLCYQLPSLVMEGLTVVISPLLALMHDQITALSAFGIKAAMISSMQSPQEIQETMQACRKGELKLLYVAPERLKGESFLNFLQTLSLNFFVIDEAHCVSEWGHEFREDYRQLFRLKHYFPKTPIAAFTATATKLVEHDILHQLNLSHPLIIRAKVERDNLTIKADYRNGNGRDQLLSFLSAFKNESGIIYTLSRKETESLALFLNTHKILARAYHAGLSTEEKNETYHAFLNDEIEVVVATVAFGMGIDKSNIRFVAHMSLPKTIENYYQEIGRAGRDGLPSSTLLLFSTSDIVEHKRRIGEQPASEYQKVAYEKLDAIAKFATSQVCRHQQVATYFDDAILTCKTRCDNCVDGEKQSVDISHEALKLLSSVYRTGQRFGLQYVVDVLMGSTNEKIAQNGHQSLSVFGIGSDKTKAQWLSIGDRLMELDALKVGEYRVVSLSEYGAQIIKQRLHVSIHAKRLEERKKASKKAKQVVTGAFELSTFERLRTLRSEIAKENGIPPYVVFSDKTLKEMAEKLPHDKEAMLDISGVGEVKFERYGEAFLELCAKLA; encoded by the coding sequence GTGGATAAAAAATACCAACTCCTTCACAGTGTCTTCGGGCACCACCATTTTAGAGCCAATCAAGAAGAGGCGGTTAATGCGATACTAGCGCGCAAAGACATCATGATGATCTTGCCAACAGGGGCTGGAAAGTCTCTGTGTTATCAGCTTCCTTCCTTAGTGATGGAAGGTCTCACAGTGGTCATTTCACCGCTTTTAGCCTTGATGCACGACCAAATCACCGCACTTTCCGCTTTTGGTATTAAAGCTGCTATGATCTCTTCGATGCAATCTCCCCAAGAGATACAAGAGACGATGCAAGCATGTCGCAAAGGCGAGCTCAAACTTTTGTATGTAGCACCTGAGCGCTTAAAAGGGGAGTCATTTTTAAACTTCCTACAAACCCTTTCCCTCAACTTTTTTGTTATCGATGAAGCGCACTGTGTGAGTGAGTGGGGGCATGAATTTAGAGAAGATTACCGACAACTCTTTCGCCTCAAACACTACTTTCCCAAAACACCTATTGCTGCGTTTACCGCGACGGCAACAAAGCTTGTTGAACACGATATTCTTCATCAGCTCAATCTCTCTCATCCCTTAATCATTCGTGCGAAAGTCGAACGAGACAATCTCACGATCAAAGCGGACTATCGAAATGGCAATGGACGTGATCAGCTTTTGAGTTTTTTGAGCGCGTTTAAAAACGAGAGTGGCATTATTTACACGCTTAGTCGTAAAGAGACGGAGAGTTTGGCACTGTTTTTAAACACGCATAAAATTTTAGCGCGTGCTTACCATGCAGGACTTTCCACCGAAGAGAAAAATGAGACCTACCATGCTTTTTTAAACGATGAGATCGAGGTCGTTGTTGCAACGGTGGCGTTTGGTATGGGCATCGATAAGAGCAATATTCGCTTTGTTGCGCATATGTCTTTGCCTAAAACCATCGAAAACTATTACCAAGAGATCGGACGTGCGGGGCGTGATGGACTTCCTTCTTCGACCTTGCTTCTCTTCTCAACGTCCGATATTGTAGAGCATAAACGTCGCATCGGTGAACAACCCGCTTCCGAGTACCAAAAAGTAGCCTACGAAAAACTCGATGCCATCGCTAAATTTGCAACGTCGCAAGTGTGTCGCCACCAACAGGTCGCGACCTATTTTGACGATGCGATTCTTACATGTAAAACACGTTGTGACAACTGTGTGGATGGTGAGAAACAGAGTGTTGACATTTCGCATGAGGCACTTAAACTGTTATCAAGCGTGTACCGCACGGGGCAGCGTTTTGGACTGCAATACGTGGTCGATGTTTTGATGGGTTCAACCAATGAAAAAATAGCGCAAAACGGACACCAAAGCCTCTCAGTTTTCGGCATTGGAAGCGATAAAACCAAAGCGCAGTGGCTCAGCATCGGTGATAGACTGATGGAACTTGATGCGCTCAAAGTGGGTGAATACCGTGTGGTGAGCCTGAGTGAATACGGTGCGCAAATCATCAAACAACGTTTACATGTAAGCATTCATGCCAAGCGTTTGGAAGAGCGCAAAAAAGCCTCCAAAAAAGCTAAGCAGGTGGTTACTGGAGCGTTTGAACTCTCCACATTTGAGCGCTTACGAACCCTTCGATCAGAGATCGCCAAAGAAAATGGTATTCCTCCGTATGTCGTCTTTAGTGATAAAACCCTCAAAGAGATGGCGGAGAAATTGCCGCATGATAAAGAGGCGATGCTGGATATCAGTGGCGTGGGTGAAGTTAAGTTTGAGCGCTACGGCGAAGCTTTTTTAGAGCTCTGCGCCAAGCTTGCTTAG